One part of the Eucalyptus grandis isolate ANBG69807.140 chromosome 10, ASM1654582v1, whole genome shotgun sequence genome encodes these proteins:
- the LOC104421785 gene encoding uncharacterized protein LOC104421785 isoform X2 yields the protein MGQEVSLRQIWPPHDFSHCSWLRWTCPSLARQFSKDIAKVKDDNEWEIIEERKALSRTGPIEAYKPRKISLEEELKALQEKVNINDYEYKKLPRPTDGKSGQQ from the exons ATGGGGCAGGAAGTATCCCTTCGTCAGATATGGCCTCCCCATGATTTCTCTCACTGTTCTTGGCTCCGTTGGACTTGCCCATCTCTTGCAAGGCAG TTCAGCAAGGATATTGCAAAAGTGAAAGATGACAATGAGTGGGAAATCATCGAGGAAAGAAAAGCGCTGTCACGAACAGGACCAATAGAAGCATACAAGCCTAGAAAGATCTCATTAGAGGAGGAGCTGAAG GCTTTGCAAGAGAAGGTTAACATCAATGATTATGAATACAAGAAACTTCCTCGACCGACTGATGGCAAGTCTGGCCAGCAGTAA
- the LOC104421787 gene encoding GATA transcription factor 8 isoform X1, with amino-acid sequence MTGPNFIDEIDCGSFFDDFLDFPSEDVEAGLPVGKPDSLPSIWSAQPEPLPGSDAVFSGNSSSSLSAELSVPYEDIVQLEWLSTFVEESFSGGSLTMSKEQVSNGGGGGGGGGGGGSGNNTDSSSQQFQTSSPVSVLESSSSCSVDNKPRPPSPEAINPARCGRARSKRPRPANFNPRPAIQLAPQQSSDVAENEPGSENSEESNCLPVIKAPKKQASGGAEPKKKKKIKFTMPPAPPAEADQGLPQQAVRKCLHCEITKTPQWRAGPLGPKTLCNACGVRYKSGRLYPEYRPAASPTFIPSLHSNSHKKVLEMRTKTTDNADDSGTASAATDSLELIPNMSGWITCED; translated from the exons ATGACCGGACCCAACTTCATCGACGAGATAGACTGCGGCAGCTTCTTCGACGACTTCCTTGACTTCCCCAGCGAGGACGTTGAGGCCGGGCTCCCGGTCGGGAAGCCCGACTCGCTCCCGAGCATCTGGTCGGCCCAGCCCGAGCCGCTGCCTGGCTCCGACGCGGTCTTCTCCGGCAACAGCAGCTCCAGCCTTTCCGCCGAGCTCTCCGTCCCG TACGAAGATATTGTTCAGCTGGAATGGCTGTCGACCTTTGTGGAGGAGTCCTTCTCTGGAGGGAGCCTCACGATGAGCAAAGAGCAGGTCtccaacggcggcggcggcggcggcggcggtggcggtggcggcagcggcaACAACACGGACTCCTCGTCCCAGCAGTTCCAGACCTCGAGCCCGGTGTCGGTCCTCGAGAGCAGCAGCTCCTGCTCGGTCGACAACAAGCCCCGGCCGCCCAGCCCCGAGGCCATCAACCCGGCCCGGTGCGGCAGGGCGCGCAGCAAGCGGCCCCGGCCAGCGAATTTCAATCCCCGCCCAGCGATCCAGCTCGCTCCCCAGCAGTCCTCCGACGTTGCGGAGAACGAGCCTGGCTCTGAGAACAGCGAGGAGTCGAATTGCCTGCCGGTCATCAAGGCCCCGAAGAAGCAGGCCAGTGGCGGCGCTGAgcctaagaagaagaagaagatcaagttCACCATGCCTCCGGCACCGCCTGCCGAGGCCGATCAGGGGCTGCCGCAGCAGGCGGTTCGCAAGTGCCTGCACTGCGAGATAACCAAGACCCCGCAGTGGAGGGCCGGCCCGCTGGGCCCGAAGACCCTCTGCAATGCCTGCGGCGTCCGGTATAAGTCAGGCAGGCTGTACCCCGAGTaccggccggcggcgagcccGACTTTCATCCCGTCCCTGCACTCGAACTCTCACAAAAAGGTGCTCGAGATGAGGACCAAGACCACCGACAATGCCGACGACTCCGGGACCGCCTCGGCAGCGACCGACTCACTCGAGCTGATCCCGAACATGTCCGGTTGGATTACATGTGAGGATTAG
- the LOC104421787 gene encoding GATA transcription factor 8 isoform X3 has protein sequence MFTKVAYEDIVQLEWLSTFVEESFSGGSLTMSKEQVSNGGGGGGGGGGGGSGNNTDSSSQQFQTSSPVSVLESSSSCSVDNKPRPPSPEAINPARCGRARSKRPRPANFNPRPAIQLAPQQSSDVAENEPGSENSEESNCLPVIKAPKKQASGGAEPKKKKKIKFTMPPAPPAEADQGLPQQAVRKCLHCEITKTPQWRAGPLGPKTLCNACGVRYKSGRLYPEYRPAASPTFIPSLHSNSHKKVLEMRTKTTDNADDSGTASAATDSLELIPNMSGWITCED, from the exons ATGTTCACCAAAGTCGCG TACGAAGATATTGTTCAGCTGGAATGGCTGTCGACCTTTGTGGAGGAGTCCTTCTCTGGAGGGAGCCTCACGATGAGCAAAGAGCAGGTCtccaacggcggcggcggcggcggcggcggtggcggtggcggcagcggcaACAACACGGACTCCTCGTCCCAGCAGTTCCAGACCTCGAGCCCGGTGTCGGTCCTCGAGAGCAGCAGCTCCTGCTCGGTCGACAACAAGCCCCGGCCGCCCAGCCCCGAGGCCATCAACCCGGCCCGGTGCGGCAGGGCGCGCAGCAAGCGGCCCCGGCCAGCGAATTTCAATCCCCGCCCAGCGATCCAGCTCGCTCCCCAGCAGTCCTCCGACGTTGCGGAGAACGAGCCTGGCTCTGAGAACAGCGAGGAGTCGAATTGCCTGCCGGTCATCAAGGCCCCGAAGAAGCAGGCCAGTGGCGGCGCTGAgcctaagaagaagaagaagatcaagttCACCATGCCTCCGGCACCGCCTGCCGAGGCCGATCAGGGGCTGCCGCAGCAGGCGGTTCGCAAGTGCCTGCACTGCGAGATAACCAAGACCCCGCAGTGGAGGGCCGGCCCGCTGGGCCCGAAGACCCTCTGCAATGCCTGCGGCGTCCGGTATAAGTCAGGCAGGCTGTACCCCGAGTaccggccggcggcgagcccGACTTTCATCCCGTCCCTGCACTCGAACTCTCACAAAAAGGTGCTCGAGATGAGGACCAAGACCACCGACAATGCCGACGACTCCGGGACCGCCTCGGCAGCGACCGACTCACTCGAGCTGATCCCGAACATGTCCGGTTGGATTACATGTGAGGATTAG
- the LOC104421786 gene encoding BTB/POZ domain-containing protein At5g03250 has protein sequence MACMKLGSKSEVFHLDGNTWVSSTGLPSDVTVEVGDMYFHLHKFPLLSRSGVLESLIGEASGKDEQNCTLQLHDVPGGTNAFLLVAKFCYGVKIELTAANVVSVRCAAEHLQMTEDYGEENLIMQTEKFLNEIFGNWTDSIKALETCEEVLPRAEEIHIVSRCITSLAMKACADLSLFSWPVSGDSDVKSPIGTIFWNGIRTASKSRTLNEDWWYEDVSYLRLPLYKRLITAIGLRGMKPEKVAGSIMHYTKRHLPLMGRHSSFDGGEFPASGSTISSLSDDDQRNLLEEIVELLPDQKGVTPTTFFLRLLRTSMILQASPMCKEKLEKCVGSQLDQAVLEDLLIPNVSHSMETLYDIECIQRILDHFMVVDRATSDPISSCVPDEGQLMGGAHSLTPMTMVANLVDGYLAEVGTDVNLKLPKFEALAAVIPDYARPLDDGIYRAIDIYLKAHPWLTDSEREQICRLMNCQKLSMDACTHAAQNERLPLRVIVQVLFFEQLRLRTSISGWFFVSDNLESSQNLSTNVALARTNGPGQGSNLQNQIVAFDEMKERVYELEKECLNMKEELQKVLRHKRGWNVFFKRLGFGFRSKTSDPKDTKPPQDARDSAAPPKDPLENGRTNHNNGELGDSK, from the exons ATGGCGTGCATGAAGCTGGGATCGAAGTCTGAAGTGTTTCACCTCGATGGCAATACCTG GGTTAGCTCAACCGGGCTTCCAAGTGATGTCACCGTTGAAGTCGGAGATATGTACTTCCATCTACACAAG TTTCCGTTGCTGTCTAGAAGTGGGGTACTAGAAAGCCTCATAGGAGAAGCTTCAGGTAAGGATGAGCAAAACTGCACATTGCAACTTCATGACGTTCCTGGTGGCACCAATGCTTTTCTTCTCGTGGCCAAGTTCTGTTATGGTGTCAAAATCGAGCTCACTGCAGCAAATGTTGTAAGCGTCCGATGTGCAGCCGAGCATCTCCAAATGACTGAAGACTACGGAGAGGAAAATCTCATCATGCAGACAGAAAAGTTCCTGAATGAGATCTTTGGCAACTGGACCGACTCAATCAAGGCTCTCGAGACCTGTGAAGAGGTTCTACCTCGCGCAGAAGAGATCCATATCGTATCGAGATGCATCACTTCCTTGGCAATGAAAGCTTGTGCGGACCTTAGTCTGTTTAGTTGGCCTGTATCAGGAGATAGTGATGTGAAGAGTCCAATAGGTACCATATTTTGGAATGGAATCCGCACGGCTTCCAAATCACGCACCTTAAATGAGGACTGGTGGTACGAGGATGTCTCCTACCTGAGATTGCCATTATATAAACGGTTAATCACTGCTATCGGATTAAGAGGCATGAAGCCCGAGAAAGTTGCTGGGTCGATAATGCATTATACAAAGAGGCATCTCCCATTGATGGGCAGGCATTCAAGCTTCGATGGTGGCGAGTTCCCTGCATCGGGGTCAACCATTTCTTCCTTATCTGATGATGATCAACGAAATCTTCTTGAAGAGATAGTGGAGTTACTCCCAGATCAGAAGGGCGTGACTCCCACTACATTCTTTCTCAGGCTTCTTCGAACATCCATGATCTTACAGGCCAGTCCGATGTGTAAAGAGAAGCTAGAGAAGTGCGTCGGGTCGCAGTTGGATCAAGCTGTGCTCGAGGACCTCCTTATTCCCAATGTGAGCCATTCGATGGAGACTCTTTACGATATCGAGTGCATTCAACGGATTCTTGATCATTTCATGGTGGTAGACCGCGCTACATCTGATCCCATCTCAAGCTGTGTACCAGACGAGGGGCAACTGATGGGAGGTGCTCACTCTCTGACTCCGATGACAATGGTGGCCAACTTGGTGGATGGGTATCTTGCGGAGGTGGGAACAGATGTTAACTTGAAGCTGCCAAAATTTGAGGCACTTGCTGCAGTTATCCCTGATTATGCCAGGCCGCTAGATGACGGTATATACCGCGCAATTGACATATATCTCAAG GCCCACCCCTGGCTCACAGATTCTGAGCGAGAACAGATATGCAGGCTCATGAATTGCCAGAAGCTCTCCATGGACGCCTGCACTCATGCTGCGCAGAATGAAAGGCTTCCTCTCCGAGTAATTGTCCAAGTCCTGTTCTTTGAGCAACTACGCCTCCGAACATCTATTTCCGGATGGTTCTTCGTGTCTGACAATCTCGAGAGCTCACAAAACCTGAGCACGAATGTCGCACTAGCCCGAACAAACGGGCCAGGTCAAGGAAGCAATTTACAGAACCAAATTGTCGCATTCGACGAGATGAAGGAGCGTGTGTATGAGCTCGAGAAAGAGTGCTTGAACATGAAAGAAGAGCTTCAAAAGGTGCTGAGGCATAAAAGGGGTTGGAACGTTTTCTTCAAGAGACTTGGTTTCGGATTTAGGTCGAAGACTAGCGACCCAAAAGACACCAAACCACCGCAGGATGCAAGGGACTCAGCAGCACCACCAAAAGATCCGCTGGAGAACGGAAGGACGAACCACAATAATGGCGAATTAGGAGATTCGAAATGA
- the LOC104421787 gene encoding GATA transcription factor 8 isoform X2: MHDITLRDGEANFRLRFRSVPCSPKSRYHIRYYEDIVQLEWLSTFVEESFSGGSLTMSKEQVSNGGGGGGGGGGGGSGNNTDSSSQQFQTSSPVSVLESSSSCSVDNKPRPPSPEAINPARCGRARSKRPRPANFNPRPAIQLAPQQSSDVAENEPGSENSEESNCLPVIKAPKKQASGGAEPKKKKKIKFTMPPAPPAEADQGLPQQAVRKCLHCEITKTPQWRAGPLGPKTLCNACGVRYKSGRLYPEYRPAASPTFIPSLHSNSHKKVLEMRTKTTDNADDSGTASAATDSLELIPNMSGWITCED, encoded by the exons ATGCATGATATCACTTTGCGTGACGGCGAGGCAAACTTTAGATTGCGCTTTCGCTCCGTCCCATGTTCACCAAAGTCGCGGTATCACATTCGCTAC TACGAAGATATTGTTCAGCTGGAATGGCTGTCGACCTTTGTGGAGGAGTCCTTCTCTGGAGGGAGCCTCACGATGAGCAAAGAGCAGGTCtccaacggcggcggcggcggcggcggcggtggcggtggcggcagcggcaACAACACGGACTCCTCGTCCCAGCAGTTCCAGACCTCGAGCCCGGTGTCGGTCCTCGAGAGCAGCAGCTCCTGCTCGGTCGACAACAAGCCCCGGCCGCCCAGCCCCGAGGCCATCAACCCGGCCCGGTGCGGCAGGGCGCGCAGCAAGCGGCCCCGGCCAGCGAATTTCAATCCCCGCCCAGCGATCCAGCTCGCTCCCCAGCAGTCCTCCGACGTTGCGGAGAACGAGCCTGGCTCTGAGAACAGCGAGGAGTCGAATTGCCTGCCGGTCATCAAGGCCCCGAAGAAGCAGGCCAGTGGCGGCGCTGAgcctaagaagaagaagaagatcaagttCACCATGCCTCCGGCACCGCCTGCCGAGGCCGATCAGGGGCTGCCGCAGCAGGCGGTTCGCAAGTGCCTGCACTGCGAGATAACCAAGACCCCGCAGTGGAGGGCCGGCCCGCTGGGCCCGAAGACCCTCTGCAATGCCTGCGGCGTCCGGTATAAGTCAGGCAGGCTGTACCCCGAGTaccggccggcggcgagcccGACTTTCATCCCGTCCCTGCACTCGAACTCTCACAAAAAGGTGCTCGAGATGAGGACCAAGACCACCGACAATGCCGACGACTCCGGGACCGCCTCGGCAGCGACCGACTCACTCGAGCTGATCCCGAACATGTCCGGTTGGATTACATGTGAGGATTAG
- the LOC104421785 gene encoding uncharacterized protein LOC104421785 isoform X1 — protein MTTIEARREDPPKNKGGMVGESSGASFKRWGRKYPFVRYGLPMISLTVLGSVGLAHLLQGSKDIAKVKDDNEWEIIEERKALSRTGPIEAYKPRKISLEEELKALQEKVNINDYEYKKLPRPTDGKSGQQ, from the exons ATGACGACGATTGAGGCAAGGCGTGAAGACCCACCAAAGAATAAGGGTGGGATGGTGGGTGAGAGTTCGGGTGCTTCGTTCAAGAGATGGGGCAGGAAGTATCCCTTCGTCAGATATGGCCTCCCCATGATTTCTCTCACTGTTCTTGGCTCCGTTGGACTTGCCCATCTCTTGCAAGGCAG CAAGGATATTGCAAAAGTGAAAGATGACAATGAGTGGGAAATCATCGAGGAAAGAAAAGCGCTGTCACGAACAGGACCAATAGAAGCATACAAGCCTAGAAAGATCTCATTAGAGGAGGAGCTGAAG GCTTTGCAAGAGAAGGTTAACATCAATGATTATGAATACAAGAAACTTCCTCGACCGACTGATGGCAAGTCTGGCCAGCAGTAA